In Sphingobacterium thalpophilum, a genomic segment contains:
- a CDS encoding catalase yields MKKKELKTEQVDPVENKKVNALRPHTADATGQQMTTDQGVKINDDQNSLRAGDRGATLLEDFILREKITHFDHERIPERVVHARGSGAHGVFKLYKPLAEWTKAGFLNDIETETPVFVRFSTVAGSRGSTDLARDVRGFAVKFYTQEGNFDLVGNNMPVFFIQDAMKFPDLVHAVKPEPDNEIPQAASAHDTFWDFISLMPESTHMIMWLMSDRAIPRSYRMMEGFGVHTFRLINSNGESHFVKFHWKPLLGVHSVAWDEAQNISGKDPDFHRRDLWDAIENGAFPEWELGIQVIPESDEFKYDFDLLDSTKIVPEELVPVQPIGKMTLNRNPDNFFAETEQVAFHIGNIVPGIDFTNDPLLQGRLFSYTDTQLIRLGGPNFHEIPINRPICPSHNNQRDGFMRQRIDRGKTSYGPNSLGNNDPAQVGEADGGFKSYQERIDARKVRARSDSFRDHFSQARLFYNSQSEPEKNHLVDAFSFELGKVKAVSVRQRMIGILSLVDQGLAAEVAFALGLQVQKEVEKPINKSIPADADPSDYEPIQVKEQLKKSAALSMQNTIKDTIKSRKIAVLAADGVDTKSFQAVADAIRAAGGIVHVIAPKLGEVTGTDNKKIPVEESFLTGASVLYDAIYIPGGKDSVATLQSNADAVHFLNEAFKHCKAIAADVEASPVLEATYFFSKVYQEFSAETVLDDGIIVDQDPKSLVDKFIKAIAQHRFWEREKSRKVPA; encoded by the coding sequence ATGAAAAAAAAAGAATTGAAGACTGAACAAGTTGATCCAGTGGAAAATAAAAAGGTCAACGCCCTAAGACCACATACGGCGGACGCCACAGGACAGCAAATGACCACTGATCAGGGAGTCAAGATCAATGATGACCAAAATTCGCTGCGTGCTGGAGATCGGGGCGCTACGCTTTTGGAAGATTTTATTCTCCGAGAAAAGATCACACATTTTGACCACGAGCGCATTCCCGAACGTGTTGTACACGCAAGAGGTTCGGGCGCGCATGGCGTATTCAAACTATACAAGCCTTTAGCTGAATGGACAAAAGCGGGTTTTCTTAATGATATCGAAACTGAAACCCCAGTGTTTGTGCGTTTCTCTACGGTTGCTGGTTCGAGGGGGTCGACGGATCTTGCCCGCGACGTTCGTGGTTTTGCTGTCAAATTTTATACACAAGAAGGTAATTTCGATCTGGTGGGTAATAATATGCCTGTATTCTTTATTCAGGATGCAATGAAGTTCCCCGATCTTGTTCACGCTGTCAAGCCCGAACCCGACAATGAAATTCCACAGGCGGCTTCTGCCCATGATACATTTTGGGACTTCATTTCTTTAATGCCTGAGTCGACACACATGATCATGTGGCTGATGAGTGATCGAGCAATACCGCGAAGCTACCGCATGATGGAGGGATTTGGTGTTCATACTTTTCGGTTGATCAATTCCAATGGCGAATCGCACTTTGTTAAGTTTCATTGGAAACCACTGCTTGGAGTTCATTCAGTCGCATGGGATGAAGCTCAAAATATATCCGGTAAAGACCCCGATTTTCATCGAAGGGATCTCTGGGACGCCATTGAAAACGGTGCATTTCCAGAATGGGAACTCGGCATACAGGTCATTCCCGAATCTGACGAATTTAAGTATGACTTCGACCTGCTAGATTCAACGAAGATTGTTCCTGAGGAGTTGGTGCCTGTTCAGCCTATTGGAAAAATGACTTTAAATCGAAATCCCGATAATTTCTTTGCCGAAACGGAGCAGGTTGCCTTTCATATTGGCAATATTGTGCCAGGAATTGATTTTACAAATGATCCGTTGTTGCAAGGGCGATTGTTCTCTTACACAGATACCCAACTTATTCGTTTAGGTGGACCTAATTTTCATGAAATTCCGATTAATAGGCCCATCTGTCCTTCGCACAACAATCAGCGTGACGGATTTATGCGGCAAAGGATTGATCGAGGTAAGACGAGCTATGGACCAAATTCATTGGGGAATAATGATCCTGCGCAGGTAGGCGAGGCAGATGGTGGTTTTAAAAGCTATCAAGAGCGTATTGATGCCAGAAAAGTGCGGGCTAGGAGCGATAGTTTCCGCGACCATTTTAGTCAAGCAAGGCTGTTTTATAATAGTCAGTCTGAGCCGGAAAAAAATCATCTTGTAGATGCGTTCAGTTTTGAGCTGGGTAAAGTGAAGGCCGTTTCGGTAAGGCAGCGCATGATCGGTATACTGTCGCTGGTCGATCAGGGGCTGGCAGCTGAAGTTGCGTTTGCCTTGGGATTACAGGTGCAAAAAGAAGTTGAAAAGCCGATTAATAAAAGCATCCCAGCAGATGCCGATCCTTCCGATTATGAGCCTATTCAAGTCAAGGAGCAATTAAAAAAATCGGCGGCTTTAAGTATGCAAAATACGATAAAAGATACGATCAAGAGTCGAAAGATCGCCGTGCTTGCTGCCGATGGAGTAGATACGAAATCATTTCAGGCCGTGGCAGATGCGATCCGGGCTGCGGGTGGAATTGTCCATGTTATTGCACCTAAGCTCGGGGAGGTTACGGGCACGGACAACAAGAAGATCCCTGTTGAAGAAAGCTTTTTAACGGGAGCATCGGTGCTGTATGACGCCATATATATACCCGGAGGAAAGGATAGCGTAGCTACACTGCAGTCCAATGCCGATGCTGTCCATTTTCTAAATGAAGCATTTAAACACTGTAAAGCAATTGCCGCGGATGTCGAGGCAAGTCCGGTTTTGGAAGCGACCTATTTTTTTAGCAAGGTATACCAAGAGTTTTCAGCGGAGACTGTACTTGATGACGGAATCATAGTTGATCAGGATCCGAAGTCCTTAGTGGATAAATTCATTAAAGCAATTGCCCAACACCGGTTTTGGGAGCGGGAAAAATCGCGCAAAGTGCCTGCGTAG
- the treZ gene encoding malto-oligosyltrehalose trehalohydrolase produces the protein MSKTGIRQLGVQYNGALWEIRVWAPNAKNVYCMLYNMGVEIPLEQQAYGYWYAESDLIRAGDLYRIRVDDNEFPDPLSRSQPEGVHGPSQAVDLAFSWTDQDYQPPQQSDFIIYELHVGTFSSSHDFDGVIKKIPYLKNLGITAIEIMPIAQFPGERNWGYDGVFPFAVQHSYGGASELQRLVNACHEAGIAVILDVVYNHVGPEGNYFAQHGPYFTEKYRTPWGDALNYDDRFCHGQRDLVVNNVRMWFEDFHIDALRMDAVHAIKDFSPIHILQEIRAETDNVIAKTGKNRYLFVECDLNDRRFLDPLAKNGFAMDAQWLDEFHHALRVAVGEPKKGYYREFNGVEDLAKAYEKAYVFDGNYSFHREKFFGTDTAGIPGDRFIVFSQNHDQVGNRMLGDRAASLYAREITRLMTFAVFMSPYLPLLFMGEEWGTVRPFPYFISHSDPELVELVREGRKREFEDFLTDHEVPDPQDETIFRQAVLDWDELNRQPYQQQLSYYKSMIAFRKSNPLLKNMQRSDIRTECLCDKKVLSIYVEQKERQMIILMNFSAHLQHVNLPAAVQWTLSFDTSVPDADLLAETDAVAVQDCSLLPWSGYAYTSK, from the coding sequence ATGAGCAAAACAGGAATTAGACAATTAGGAGTTCAATACAATGGTGCGCTATGGGAGATTCGCGTATGGGCGCCAAATGCAAAGAATGTCTATTGCATGCTTTATAATATGGGTGTCGAAATACCGCTAGAGCAGCAAGCCTACGGTTATTGGTATGCCGAAAGTGATCTAATCCGTGCGGGCGATTTGTATAGAATACGGGTAGACGACAACGAATTTCCTGATCCGCTTTCTCGTTCACAACCGGAAGGTGTTCATGGACCGTCTCAAGCTGTAGACCTCGCTTTTTCATGGACCGATCAAGACTATCAGCCGCCGCAACAATCAGATTTTATCATCTATGAGCTTCATGTCGGTACATTCTCGTCGTCCCATGACTTTGATGGAGTTATCAAAAAGATTCCTTATCTGAAAAATTTGGGAATAACTGCTATCGAAATCATGCCGATCGCTCAATTTCCCGGAGAGAGAAATTGGGGTTATGATGGCGTATTTCCATTCGCGGTACAGCATTCTTATGGTGGCGCTTCCGAATTGCAACGGCTAGTTAATGCCTGTCATGAGGCTGGTATAGCTGTAATTCTCGATGTGGTCTATAATCATGTGGGCCCCGAAGGAAACTATTTTGCGCAGCATGGTCCTTATTTCACTGAGAAATATCGAACGCCCTGGGGCGATGCACTCAATTATGACGACCGTTTCTGTCACGGACAGCGGGATTTGGTAGTCAACAATGTACGGATGTGGTTTGAAGACTTTCACATTGATGCGCTGCGCATGGATGCAGTACATGCGATCAAGGATTTCAGTCCAATTCACATCCTTCAGGAAATCCGTGCGGAAACGGATAATGTGATCGCTAAAACAGGGAAAAATCGATATCTCTTTGTTGAGTGCGATCTTAACGACAGAAGATTTTTAGACCCCTTGGCAAAAAATGGTTTTGCGATGGATGCGCAGTGGCTAGATGAGTTTCACCATGCCTTACGCGTAGCCGTAGGCGAACCAAAAAAGGGCTATTATCGGGAGTTTAATGGCGTGGAAGATCTGGCAAAAGCCTACGAGAAGGCCTATGTTTTTGATGGGAACTATTCTTTCCATCGCGAGAAATTTTTTGGAACAGATACGGCGGGTATTCCGGGCGATCGCTTCATTGTTTTCAGTCAGAATCATGATCAGGTCGGCAATAGGATGCTGGGTGATCGTGCGGCCTCGCTTTACGCCAGAGAAATAACACGTCTTATGACTTTTGCTGTATTCATGTCGCCCTATCTTCCGCTACTATTTATGGGCGAAGAATGGGGGACAGTGCGACCTTTTCCGTATTTTATCAGTCACAGTGATCCAGAGCTGGTAGAGCTGGTGCGGGAGGGCCGCAAGCGGGAGTTTGAAGATTTTCTCACAGATCACGAGGTTCCCGATCCACAGGATGAAACAATATTTAGGCAAGCTGTGTTGGATTGGGACGAATTGAACAGGCAACCATATCAGCAACAGTTGTCCTATTATAAATCGATGATCGCATTTCGGAAAAGCAATCCGTTGTTAAAAAATATGCAACGAAGTGATATCAGGACTGAGTGCCTCTGTGATAAGAAGGTACTTAGTATCTATGTGGAACAAAAGGAGAGGCAAATGATTATCCTGATGAACTTTTCAGCTCATTTACAACATGTCAATCTACCAGCAGCTGTGCAATGGACCTTGTCATTTGATACCAGTGTACCGGACGCCGACCTTTTGGCAGAGACTGACGCTGTTGCAGTGCAGGACTGTTCCTTATTACCATGGTCAGGGTATGCTTACACTTCGAAATAG
- a CDS encoding GAF domain-containing protein gives MRQLECHEEKIHLCGKIQSFGFLCIFDESGCIAASENLTIVLDIPMKENLGRSIAQLLPLLSSEKELNLKEIETQIRGEIFTRFVERIRIKNVDYYLSIYQYDERTYLEIEICNENHLKATRLFYYAKYLEERHGNAWQSLTVLIRQIIGFDRVMVYRFEEDNSGQVIAESIADGMTPLMGYRYPEFDIPAQARELYVKFLARHVADVDGPTIAIQGLEAAEVDLTRCSLRALSPVHLQYLKNAGARASASFSIVIEGKLWGLVACQNSEPLNVDLAQRHLCAFLTQYAINYYLSEHQKENLVAQTIMGVMERDLKSELLVNSDIGIVLERFAPQILEIAGADGLMIKHDRGSKSWGDVPTELQLREIDRFIEEEGQNDLFFTSNFVYGDSAPPRNRLYCLAFCG, from the coding sequence ATGCGTCAACTGGAGTGTCACGAAGAGAAAATCCACCTATGCGGTAAGATCCAGTCTTTCGGTTTCCTTTGTATTTTTGATGAGAGCGGATGTATTGCCGCAAGTGAAAACTTAACTATCGTTCTTGATATTCCCATGAAGGAAAACCTCGGACGCTCTATTGCTCAGCTATTACCATTGCTATCGTCCGAAAAGGAGTTGAATCTTAAAGAGATTGAAACGCAAATTAGAGGAGAGATCTTTACACGTTTTGTGGAGCGTATCCGCATTAAAAATGTAGACTATTACCTGAGTATTTACCAGTACGACGAGCGGACATACCTTGAAATAGAAATCTGTAATGAAAATCATTTAAAAGCGACGCGATTATTTTATTATGCGAAGTACCTTGAAGAACGTCATGGCAATGCTTGGCAATCATTGACTGTACTGATCCGTCAGATTATTGGTTTTGACCGAGTTATGGTATACCGTTTCGAGGAGGACAATAGCGGACAGGTCATTGCAGAGTCCATCGCAGATGGAATGACCCCATTGATGGGGTACCGGTATCCGGAATTTGATATTCCGGCACAAGCACGAGAACTCTATGTGAAGTTTCTTGCGCGCCACGTAGCTGATGTTGATGGTCCGACTATTGCTATACAGGGTTTGGAGGCTGCTGAGGTAGACTTGACACGCTGTAGCCTCAGAGCATTATCTCCAGTACATTTACAATATCTTAAAAACGCAGGAGCACGGGCCAGTGCCAGTTTTTCTATCGTTATCGAAGGAAAACTTTGGGGCTTGGTGGCGTGCCAGAATAGCGAGCCTTTGAATGTTGATCTCGCCCAACGTCATTTATGCGCTTTTTTAACGCAATACGCTATAAACTACTATCTTTCAGAACATCAAAAAGAAAACCTGGTAGCACAAACCATTATGGGTGTTATGGAACGTGATCTGAAGTCTGAGTTATTAGTTAATAGCGATATTGGAATTGTGCTTGAACGCTTTGCACCACAAATTCTAGAAATTGCGGGCGCAGATGGACTAATGATCAAGCACGACCGGGGTTCTAAAAGTTGGGGCGATGTACCCACTGAATTGCAGTTGCGTGAGATCGATCGCTTTATAGAAGAAGAAGGGCAAAATGATTTATTTTTTACATCAAACTTTGTCTATGGTGACAGTGCCCCCCCCCGCAACCGGTTATATTGCCTGGCATTTTGCGGATAA
- a CDS encoding RNA polymerase sigma factor, with amino-acid sequence MNNYNLNVLINEKRSLLNHFAAKFTADPDEKEDLIQETWIRALKSIDNFVQHPKLMSWLYVIMKHTYINKYRKAKRVTEIQDNYIALESTNTSELNKGINKFMAEDIEKAMTSLTPENYEIFRLFLDGYKYHEIASYFNMPEGTIKTRIHMVRKKLQKQLKVYRLN; translated from the coding sequence ATGAACAACTACAATTTAAATGTACTCATCAACGAAAAAAGAAGTTTGCTTAATCATTTTGCTGCTAAATTTACAGCTGATCCGGATGAAAAGGAAGATTTGATCCAAGAAACCTGGATAAGGGCATTGAAGTCCATAGACAACTTTGTGCAGCATCCGAAGTTAATGAGCTGGCTATATGTGATTATGAAGCATACGTATATTAATAAGTATAGAAAAGCCAAGCGGGTGACGGAAATTCAGGATAATTATATTGCCTTAGAAAGTACCAATACGTCTGAACTTAATAAAGGGATCAATAAATTTATGGCCGAAGACATCGAAAAAGCGATGACCAGTCTTACGCCCGAAAATTATGAAATTTTCCGTTTATTTTTAGATGGTTATAAATACCATGAAATCGCTTCCTATTTTAATATGCCAGAAGGCACTATAAAGACCAGAATTCACATGGTACGTAAAAAGCTGCAAAAACAGCTCAAAGTTTACCGCTTAAATTAA
- a CDS encoding DUF3575 domain-containing protein, whose amino-acid sequence MKLRYLTMLTLGICTISGLKAQEKSNLIKLNLWPLSVGNIALEYERSLNEHLSINGTISYRPKTNLPFKSLWESVFDDDNNILGEAKLGAFSITPEVRFYLGNKEVLKGFYIAPFVKYANYSVHTKITVDESNYHREVPLSGSLDAFTGGVASVTYGNLDKTSI is encoded by the coding sequence ATGAAATTGCGCTACCTTACGATGCTTACTCTTGGGATATGTACTATCTCTGGATTAAAAGCACAAGAAAAATCAAATCTTATCAAACTAAATCTTTGGCCCCTATCTGTCGGAAATATTGCATTGGAGTATGAAAGATCGCTCAATGAGCACCTATCGATCAATGGAACGATAAGTTATCGTCCAAAAACCAACTTACCCTTTAAATCCCTATGGGAATCTGTTTTTGATGATGATAATAATATTTTGGGTGAAGCTAAATTAGGCGCTTTTTCCATTACCCCCGAAGTACGTTTCTACCTCGGGAATAAAGAAGTGTTAAAAGGATTCTATATCGCGCCCTTTGTCAAATACGCCAATTACAGTGTACACACAAAGATTACCGTCGATGAATCAAATTATCACCGTGAAGTACCTCTATCGGGCAGCTTAGATGCTTTTACCGGTGGGGTAGCTTCGGTAACCTATGGAAACTTGGACAAAACATCTATTTAG
- a CDS encoding alpha/beta hydrolase-fold protein encodes MLQKRSSFFLQFGILLNLITCNFCFAQRHKYDNRRIDSATFVETRTILSQLSTDQYEKRIFTNEFVTIPYRLLLPKNFNSKRKYPVVITFHNSSRMGSDNENQLEHLARTWIREDIYTRFNCFVVAPQFEKRSSIYELNKNGILEARPSRDARQILELIENIEDEFKNIDKNRIYLVGYSMGASTAQNLMSLAPEKFAAMISIAAVPDLSNINALVHKNIWLIHGRKDIENPYIGSEDLYKKLHGNRKLNFTTFKNLQHNNIVIPFLLTDELQKWLFTKHN; translated from the coding sequence ATGCTACAAAAACGATCAAGTTTTTTTCTACAATTTGGTATTCTATTAAATTTAATTACATGTAATTTTTGTTTTGCACAAAGACACAAATACGATAATAGACGAATAGATAGTGCAACATTTGTTGAAACTAGAACAATATTAAGCCAGTTAAGCACGGATCAATATGAGAAAAGGATATTCACCAATGAGTTCGTTACAATACCTTACCGGCTTCTCTTACCAAAAAATTTCAATTCAAAAAGAAAATATCCTGTTGTCATTACATTTCATAATTCATCTAGAATGGGTAGTGACAATGAAAACCAATTAGAGCATTTGGCAAGAACCTGGATTAGAGAAGATATTTATACAAGGTTCAACTGTTTCGTTGTTGCCCCACAGTTTGAAAAGCGTTCATCAATCTACGAATTGAATAAGAATGGTATACTTGAGGCAAGACCTTCAAGAGATGCACGGCAAATTTTAGAATTGATAGAAAATATTGAAGACGAGTTTAAAAATATCGATAAAAATCGAATTTATCTCGTCGGTTATTCTATGGGAGCGTCAACAGCACAAAACCTCATGAGCCTGGCCCCAGAAAAATTCGCAGCAATGATTTCTATCGCCGCTGTACCAGATCTATCTAATATCAACGCACTTGTTCATAAAAACATTTGGCTTATCCATGGTCGAAAAGATATAGAGAACCCTTATATTGGAAGCGAAGATTTGTACAAAAAGCTGCACGGAAATCGTAAACTCAATTTCACAACTTTTAAAAATTTACAGCATAATAATATTGTCATTCCGTTTCTACTAACGGACGAGCTCCAAAAATGGTTATTCACTAAGCATAATTAA
- a CDS encoding ankyrin repeat domain-containing protein — protein MTQNSEIMIHAARLGNLEVLRELINQNTDVNTRDGKGYTPLIIACYNNKLAAAQLLLEAGADVNAQDNGGNTALMGVAFKGYHDIAKLLIGYGANLNLQHGNGGTALMFAAMFGRNEVLKLLLDNGANTRLLDTRGLSVLDLAAQQGNDTALTLLQH, from the coding sequence ATGACACAAAACTCAGAAATCATGATTCATGCTGCCCGACTGGGCAATCTCGAAGTCTTACGTGAATTGATCAATCAGAATACCGATGTAAATACACGGGATGGCAAAGGCTATACCCCATTGATCATTGCCTGTTATAACAATAAGTTGGCTGCAGCCCAATTACTATTGGAAGCTGGTGCCGATGTAAATGCACAGGATAACGGTGGAAACACAGCCCTGATGGGTGTTGCTTTTAAAGGTTATCATGATATTGCCAAATTATTAATCGGTTATGGCGCAAATTTAAACCTGCAACATGGGAACGGTGGCACCGCGCTGATGTTTGCAGCCATGTTTGGTAGAAATGAGGTACTTAAGCTTTTACTTGACAATGGTGCAAATACCAGGCTACTCGATACCCGTGGCTTGTCGGTGTTAGACCTCGCCGCGCAACAGGGAAATGATACCGCCCTCACACTGCTACAGCATTAG
- a CDS encoding lmo0937 family membrane protein — MGNLLYIIAVILVIIWAISFFGGYATGNIIHVLLVIAIIVVLLRVIRGAA, encoded by the coding sequence ATGGGAAATCTATTGTACATCATCGCCGTTATATTGGTCATCATTTGGGCGATAAGTTTTTTTGGAGGTTATGCTACGGGGAATATCATCCACGTGTTATTGGTCATTGCCATTATTGTCGTTTTATTACGTGTCATTCGTGGTGCTGCTTAA
- a CDS encoding ATP-binding protein, translated as MRINILPSNKWHIYLFRREHVYEDVWAGKPEKIYHYDPEKKVEFPSPRTSFEAWREKMKGKSIQWKRAELSFMEKVAQITQQAIAQRGGEIAQLNKELVRSNNALDTFGYTLTHDLKNPLSSIKLAAQMMLMKDDLPKDMLRKMALNIMDATALITEMMDKVYQLTQSNYVAFKTELIDPRNKILNILESCKQQFESAHLEFVLGETLPILGERTLLYQLFLNLISNAIKYSSKKDRPRVEVYSEKQGHFVNYYIKDNGIGMDIKDDSNIFDIFKRLPNSQGFEGSGIGLSIVKRIVDRLEAKVTVDSELNIGTTFCITFKV; from the coding sequence TTGCGGATAAATATCCTTCCCAGCAATAAATGGCACATCTATTTATTCCGCAGAGAACATGTTTACGAAGATGTATGGGCTGGAAAACCCGAAAAAATATATCATTACGATCCTGAAAAGAAAGTTGAATTTCCATCTCCACGGACATCTTTTGAAGCTTGGCGTGAAAAGATGAAAGGCAAGTCTATCCAGTGGAAACGTGCCGAGCTTTCTTTTATGGAGAAAGTCGCACAAATAACCCAACAAGCTATTGCCCAGCGCGGCGGAGAGATTGCTCAGCTCAATAAAGAACTTGTCAGGTCCAACAATGCCTTGGATACATTTGGCTATACATTAACCCATGATCTTAAAAATCCACTTTCATCGATAAAGCTTGCTGCCCAGATGATGTTGATGAAAGATGATCTTCCGAAGGATATGTTACGCAAAATGGCACTAAATATTATGGATGCTACCGCGCTGATCACTGAAATGATGGACAAGGTGTATCAGCTAACGCAATCGAATTATGTTGCCTTCAAAACGGAACTGATCGATCCACGGAATAAAATTCTTAACATTCTCGAAAGCTGTAAGCAGCAGTTTGAAAGCGCCCATCTTGAGTTTGTTTTGGGAGAAACTTTGCCGATTTTAGGGGAAAGAACACTGTTATACCAGTTGTTCTTAAATCTGATCAGCAATGCCATAAAATATAGCAGTAAAAAAGATCGCCCGAGAGTCGAGGTATATAGTGAAAAGCAGGGACATTTCGTTAACTACTATATTAAAGACAATGGTATCGGAATGGATATTAAGGATGATAGTAATATATTCGATATTTTTAAACGCTTGCCGAACTCGCAGGGATTTGAAGGTTCGGGAATTGGGCTCTCTATTGTAAAACGCATCGTAGATCGTCTCGAGGCAAAAGTCACCGTCGATAGCGAGCTTAATATAGGTACAACTTTTTGTATAACATTTAAAGTCTGA
- a CDS encoding IS4 family transposase: MINLNVFSQILSLIDRELFRDLVAKHKSDKHQKGINSWTHLVSMLFCHFSSADSVRDISNGLRSTTGNLNHLGVIRAPSKSNISYINIHRTHELFKDLYFSVLERLWQKDTHFRKELVQLKRKVYLMDASIIPLCLSVFDWAKFRSTKGAVKLHTVLDYDGCLPVFMQITDGKVHESQRAGSYSFSKGSVVVVDRGYVDYSWLGDLDSRGCYFVTRSKVNMKYKVIKSYQSEALMEKGILKDELIELSGAACNKYNGKPLRLVHFWDSTTGNEYHFLTNNTKWKASLVANIYKQRWHIEVFFKHLKQRLKVSTFIGTSENAVMIQIWTSLIGILLLKYLQKKAKYDWNLSNLVAFIRMNIFVKINIWQWIDDPFLRPPIKGKKGQLKIFAD; the protein is encoded by the coding sequence ATGATAAATTTAAATGTTTTTAGTCAGATTTTATCTCTTATTGACCGTGAATTATTCAGGGATTTGGTTGCAAAGCACAAAAGTGATAAACACCAGAAAGGGATCAACAGCTGGACGCATCTAGTCAGTATGCTTTTCTGTCATTTTTCCTCGGCAGATTCGGTCCGGGATATTAGTAACGGTCTGCGCAGTACAACTGGTAACCTGAACCACTTAGGAGTAATAAGAGCTCCAAGTAAGTCTAATATATCCTATATCAACATACACCGTACGCATGAACTTTTCAAAGATCTTTATTTCTCTGTTTTGGAAAGGCTTTGGCAAAAGGATACGCATTTTCGCAAAGAGCTTGTTCAGCTAAAGCGTAAAGTATATCTGATGGATGCAAGCATCATCCCCTTATGTCTATCTGTATTTGACTGGGCAAAGTTTCGCAGCACCAAAGGTGCCGTAAAGCTGCACACTGTCTTGGATTATGATGGCTGCCTACCTGTTTTTATGCAGATTACCGATGGAAAAGTACATGAGAGCCAGCGAGCCGGTAGTTACAGTTTTTCCAAGGGAAGCGTGGTGGTAGTGGACCGTGGCTACGTGGATTACAGCTGGCTTGGGGATTTGGACAGCAGGGGGTGTTACTTCGTTACCAGGAGTAAAGTTAATATGAAGTACAAGGTTATCAAGTCCTATCAGAGTGAAGCACTCATGGAAAAGGGGATCCTTAAGGATGAGCTCATTGAGCTATCCGGTGCTGCCTGCAATAAATACAACGGCAAGCCGCTACGCCTAGTTCACTTTTGGGACAGCACCACTGGCAATGAGTACCACTTTTTGACCAATAATACGAAGTGGAAGGCTTCTTTGGTGGCAAACATCTACAAACAACGCTGGCATATCGAAGTCTTCTTCAAGCATCTAAAGCAGCGCTTAAAAGTATCGACATTCATAGGGACTTCTGAAAATGCAGTGATGATCCAGATCTGGACTTCACTCATTGGCATATTACTGTTAAAATACTTACAAAAAAAGGCCAAATATGACTGGAACCTGTCCAATCTGGTCGCATTCATCAGAATGAATATCTTCGTGAAAATAAACATCTGGCAATGGATAGATGATCCCTTTCTCAGGCCGCCTATAAAAGGAAAAAAGGGACAGCTAAAGATCTTCGCAGATTGA